A window from Apostichopus japonicus isolate 1M-3 chromosome 2, ASM3797524v1, whole genome shotgun sequence encodes these proteins:
- the LOC139980920 gene encoding uncharacterized protein, with translation MAQEMQVKGDIPVAMSPPPAYTYQQPSKTKLYVIAVTVTIVTLLVLSFGVFYLVFSAQNPKVVNNLTTGDGDQVVIIREVAFEMFDGVPRNEKMMVEGNILIIENLNDGYTATFDHDKNIIMIKDLKNNNCYFTPLEDYPGDMSVDNLDNILPFFFREADSSSDKVLNHSNARMYAEQLEPIPAGFLKLINAADQCIDSLSFWIEPMNNQDTRIVRAAVRQQANVEPVVPCELWVIVTDCETYFITVC, from the exons ATGGCTCAAGAAATGCAAGTTAAAGGTGATATTCCAGTGGCCATGAGCCCACCTCCTGCATATACG TATCAGCAGCCGAGTAAGACGAAACTCTATGTTATCGCCGTAACAGTGACAATTGTCACTCTGTTGGTGCTATCGTTTGGAGTGTTCTACCTAGTGTTTTCTGCGCAGAATCCAAAGGTTGTGAACAACTTGACGACGGGAGATGGAGATCAAGTAGTTATAATCAGG GAAGTGGCTTTTGAAATGTTCGATGGCGTTCCAAGAAACGAAAAAATGATGGTCGAGGGAAATATTCTGATCATAGAGAATTTGAACGACGGATATACTGCCACATTTGACCATGACAAG AACATCATCATGATTAAAGATCTGAAAAACAACAATTGCTACTTCACTCCACTCGAAGACTACCCTGGAGATATGTCTGTGGATAATTTAGACAATATTCTCCCCTTCTTCTTTCGAGAGGCTGATTCATCTTCCGATAAG GTACTGAATCATTCCAATGCAAGGATGTATGCAGAACAATTAGAACCGATACCAGCTGGTTTCCTCAAGTTAATCAATGCAGCTGATCAATGTATTGATAGTTTATCCTTCTGGATTGAGCCAATGAACAACCAAGATACACGGATTGTGCGAGCGGCAGTAAGACAACAAGCGAATGTAGAACCAGTAGTACCATGTGAACTTTGGGTGATAGTAACAGATTGCGAAACATACTTTATTACTGTTTGTTAA
- the LOC139980902 gene encoding uncharacterized protein: MQKADFTMDHEPRLEYKGKDRTTLYVVAITVIVVTILVGFFGVFYLLLSGPEPTVINNLSNEVESESPDAISRSVSFDMGDGVEHWEKTTADGDMLTIQSLDENFIAIFDHGREITMCKNLTSSRCYFSHLDEIPDMGMNDMDNVHPFYFREIEPGTDSMSDVDPSVEVFNFEQSDPIPTDYMKLTNSLAVSSLCSGGESYWLTPQNGGLVRRDVTIEIDVTVVGVHVHIKIQWD; the protein is encoded by the exons ATGCAAAAAGCAGACTTTACCATGGATCATGAACCTCGACTTGAATACAAG GGTAAGGATAGGACCACGCTGTACGTGGTGGCCATAACAGTCATTGTTGTGACTATCCTGGTGGGATTCTTTGGTGTATTTTATTTGCTGCTATCAGGACCAGAACCAACGGTTATTAACAACTTGTCAAATGAGGTCGAATCCGAATCCCCAGATGCCATTTCACGG AGTGTATCGTTTGACATGGGTGATGGTGTGGAACACTGGGAGAAAACGACAGCCGATGGTGATATGCTTACCATCCAGAGTCTTGATGAGAATTTTATTGCAATCTTTGACCATGGAAGG GAAATAACTATGTGTAAGAACCTGACGTCTTCTAGATGTTACTTTAGTCATTTGGACGAAATTCCTGACATGGGTATGAATGACATGGATAACGTCCATCCATTCTACTTTAGAGAAATAGAGCCGGGAACAGATTCG ATGTCTGATGTTGATCCATCAGTCGAAGTCTTTAACTTTGAGCAATCAGATCCGATCCCGACGGATTACATGAAGTTGACTAACAGCCTCGCAGTTTCAAGTCTCTGCAGCGGTGGTGAGTCGTATTGGCTGACACCACAAAATGGTGGACTTGTTCGACGAGATGTGACTATTGAAATAGACGTAACTGTCGTAGGTGTTCATGTTCACATCAAAATTCAATGGGATTAG
- the LOC139980903 gene encoding uncharacterized protein has product MAQELQVKGALPVAMGPPPAYKETNKTKLYVIAVTVTVVTLLVLSFGVFYLVFSAQTPTVVNNLATEDDDQVIIIRDVAFEMFDGVPRNEKMMVQGNTLIIQNVNDGYTATFDYDKNIVMMKNLTTNSCYFTPLDSIPENMNVENLDNILPFFFRETNLTTDKLLNHSNARILATEIEPIPAGYVKLTNTDQCIDSFWIEPMNTEATRNVRQAASPIGREVQERPEIAPRAVWIIVTDCEIIIIFF; this is encoded by the exons ATGGCTCAAGAACTGCAAGTAAAAGGAGCTCTTCCAGTGGCCATGGGCCCACCTCCTGCATATAAG GAGACGAATAAAACGAAACTCTATGTGATCGCCGTGACGGTTACCGTTGTCACTTTGTTGGTGTTATCATTTGGTGTCTTCTATCTTGTGTTTTCTGCGCAGACTCCAACTGTCGTCAACAACCTAGCAACGGAAGATGACGATCAAGTCATCATAATTAGG GATGTTGCTTTTGAAATGTTTGATGGTGTACCAAGAAACGAGAAAATGATGGTCCAGGGAAATACCCTGATCATACAGAACGTTAATGATGGATATACCGCTACATTTGACTATGACAAG AATATTGTCATGATGAAAAATCTGACGACCAACAGTTGCTACTTCACCCCTCTTGACAGCATTCCCGAAAACATGAACGTCGAAAATTTGGATAATATTCTCCCGTTCTTCTTTCGCGAGACTAATTTAACGACAGACAAG TTGTTGAATCATTCCAATGCAAGGATCCTTGCTACAGAAATTGAGCCGATACCAGCTGGTTACGTGAAATTGACCAATACTGATCAATGTATTGATTCCTTCTGGATTGAGCCAATGAACACCGAAGCAACAAGAAATGTACGGCAAGCAGCGAGTCCGATTGGACGAGAAGTACAAGAAAGACCAGAAATAGCACCAAGAGCAGTTTGGATAATAGTAACCGATTGCGAAATAATCATTATATTCTTTTAA